The Arctopsyche grandis isolate Sample6627 chromosome 10, ASM5162203v2, whole genome shotgun sequence genome window below encodes:
- the LOC143917711 gene encoding uncharacterized protein LOC143917711 translates to MRVNIEFDRPFYGMIFSKGFYSDPHCVHLKPGTGHLSATFEIFLNSCGMSSSANHNVAAYGSPTPSGSYVENTIIIQYDPYVQEVWDQARKLRCTWYDFYEKAVTFRPFQVDMLHAVTANFLGDNLQCWMQIQVGKGPWASEVSGIVKIGQTMTMVLAIKDDENKFDMLVRNCVAHDGKRAPIQLVDQYGCVVRPKIMSRFQKIKNFGPSASVVSFAYFQAFKFPDSMNVHFQCVIQVCRYNCPEPKCSGLGHGLSSEYGVPLLGGNSLGGGEYGTPHGEYNLPPGLPHSEYGVPPAFPDPRHPADATGAFSENREDVVPPPQAQVSSSTSNGSGSSSPSPQLSQNNNEVHLPPPPPPGTREAYNTVIRAGSIDQSEGNLVTLGGRPRSVDDLPEQLQGARRRRGTDDNMHIIVSRVYKREAQEMTDVNTSRIIQVVAPGDVNFALNSAQNNETVIVQSLGDSDSETICMSVPSFVGGLVMLLLVLIVASLVAAFLFVRVRAVDRKTATTTFVGGDYDNPGSRGVSPLMMCSGPVLPPPVKNPLPFVPSLIPFPNHIPRLILNFINVHFYTQSFSTANEALNY, encoded by the exons ATGAGAGTCAACATAGAATTCGATCGGCCCTTCTATGGAATGATCTTCTCCAAAGGATTCTACAGCGATCCTCATTGCGTACATTTAAAACCGGGAACGGGACATTTGAGTGCCACCTTTGAGATATTCCTCAACAGTTGTGGCATGTCCAGTTCGGCGAATCATAACGTAGCTGCTTATGGAAGTCCAACACCTAGCGGAAGCTATGTGGAGAACACTATCATAATCCAGTACGATCCTTACGTGCAGGAAGTTTGGGATCAGGCAAGGAAACTCAGATGCACCTGGTACGATTTCTACGAAAAGGCTGTAACATTCAGACCGTTTCAAGTTGATATGTTGCATGCCGTTACGGCGAACTTTCTTGGAGACAACTTGCAATGCTGGATGCAGATCCAAGTCGGAAAAGGACCTTGGGCATCAGAAGTGTCAGGCATTGTAAAAATAGGACAAACGATGACGATGGTTTTGGCTATCAAAGACGACGAGAACAAATTTGACATGTTAGTCAGAAACTGTGTAGCTCATGACGGAAAGCGAGCCCCAATTCAACTGGTGGATCAATACGGCTGTGTAGTACGTCCGAAGATCATGAGTCGCTTCCAGAAGATTAAGAACTTCGGTCCTTCAGCTTCGGTAGTATCATTTGCATATTTCCAAGCCTTCAAATTCCCGGATTCGATGAACGTACACTTCCAATGTGTTATCCAAGTATGCAGATACAACTGCCCCGAACCCAAATGCTCTGGACTTGGACATGGATTATCTTCGGAATATGGAGTACCACTTTTAGGAGGAAACAGCTTGGGAGGAGGTGAATATGGAACTCCTCATGGCGAATATAATTTACCACCTGGTCTTCCGCACTCCGAGTATGGCGTCCCTCCAGCTTTCCCAGATCCTCGCCATCCTGCTGATGCTACCGGAGCCTTTTCAGAAAATAGAGAAGATGTAGTACCACCACCCCAAGCTCAAGTATCATCTTCGACTTCAAATGGTTCTGGATCTTCGTCTCCATCACCTCAACTAtctcaaaataataatgaggTACACCTACCACCTCCACCTCCACCTGGTACTCGCGAAGCTTACAATACAGTCATTAGGGCGGGAAGTATTGACCAATCAGAAGGTAATCTGGTTACATTAGGAGGACGACCGAGATCAGTAGATGATCTTCCAGAACAATTGCAAGGCGCAAGAAGACGCCGAGGAACCGACGATAACATGCATATAATTGTCAGTAGAGTATACAAAAGAGAAGCCCAAGAAATGACCGATGTCAACACAAGTAGAATAATTCAAGTTGTAGCACCTGGAGATGTCAACTTTGCATTGAACAGTGCTCAGAACAATGAGACTGTTATTGTACAATCTCTGGGAGACTCAGATTCAGAAACCATTTGTATGTCAGTACCAAGTTTCGTAGGTGGTTTGGTCATGTTATTGTTGGTGCTAATTGTCGCATCTTTGGTAGCTGCTTTCCTCTTCGTGAGGGTGAGGGCTGTTGATAGGAAAACAGCAACGACTACGTTCGTCGGAGGCGATTATGATAATCCAGG ATCACGAGGTGTTAGCCCGCTGATGATGTGCAGCGGACCCGTGCTACCTCCTCCTGTTAAAAATCCCCTTCCTTTTGTCCCATCCCTTATTCCATTCCCCAACCATATTCCGAgactaatattaaattttataaacgttCACTTCTATACACAATCCTTTTCGACAGCCAATGAAGCTTTAAACTACtaa